CGTTCATCTCGACCAGGTCGACGATGCCCTCGAAGTCGCCCTCGGAGCCGACCGGCAGCTGGATCGGGATGACGTTCGCGCCGAGCCGCTCCTCCATGGTGCGCACGGAGAAGTAGAAGTCGGCCCCGATCTTGTCCATCTTGTTGACGAAGCAGATGCGCGGGACGTCGTACTTGTCGGCCTGCCGCCAGACCTGCTCGGACTGCGGCTCGACGCCTTCCTTGCCGTCGAAGACGGCGACGGCACCATCGAGAACACGCAGCGAGCGCTCGACTTCCACGGTGAAGTCGACGTGCCCGGGGGTGTCGATGATGTTGATCTGGTTGTCTTTCCAGAAGCAGGTGGTGGCCGCGGAGGTGATGGTGATCCCCCGCTCCTGCTCCTGCTCCATCCAGTCCATGGTGGCGGCGCCGTCGTGCACCTCACCGATCTTGTAGCTGATACCGGTGTAGTAGAGGATGCGCTCGGTCGTCGTCGTCTTGCCGGCGTCGATGTGCGCCATGATGCCGATGTTGCGGACCTTGGTCAGGTCGGTCAGCACGTCCTTCTGTGCCACAGAAGTCTTCCCACTCTTTCGATTGCTTAGTTGCTGTCTGTCGCGGTCAGGCCAGCGCCCCGGCACGCTCGCCGGAGAGACCTACCAGCGGTAGTGCGCGAAGGCGCGGTTGGCCTCGGCCATCTTGTGGGTGTCCTCGCGTCGCTTGACGGCGGCACCCAAACCGTTGCTGGCATCCAAAATCTCGTTTGCCAGGCGCTCGACCATGGTCTTCTCCCGGCGTTGCCGCGAGAAGCTGACCAGCCAGCGCAGCGCCAGCGTGGTGGACCGATCCGGACGCACCTCGACCGGCACCTGATAGGTGGCACCACCGACGCGGCGGCTGCGCACCTCCAGGGCGGGCTTGACGTTGTCGAGAGCACGCTTGAGCGTGATCACGGGATCGGTGCCGGTCTTGTCCCGGGCTTGTTCGAGCGCACCATAAACAATGCGCTCGGCGAGCGATTTCTTCCCCTGCAGCAGGACTTTGTTCACCAGCTGGGTGACCAGCTGCGACCCGTAGACCGGGTCGTTGACCAGCGGGCGCTTCGGCGCGGGGCCCTTGCGCGGCATCAGCTCTTCTCCTTCTTGGCGCCGTAACGGCTGCGAGCCTGCTTGCGGTTCTTGACGCCCTGGGTGTCGAGCGAACCGCGGATGATCTTGTACCGGACACCGGGCAGGTCCTTCACCCGGCCACCACGCACCAGCACCATCGAATGCTCCTGCAGGTTGTGACCTTCGCCGGGGATGTAGGCCGTGACCTCAACCTGGCTCGTCAGCTTCACGCGGGCGACCTTCCGAAGAGCGGAGTTCGGCTTCTTCGGAGTGGTGGTGTACACGCGGGTGCATACGCCACGGCGCTGCGGGCTGCCCTTGAGGGCCGCGGTCTTGACCTTGGCGACCTTGTCGCGGCGACCCTTGCGGACCAGCTGCTGAATGGTTGGCATCTACCGGCTTTCTCTGTTCGTGTTCGGCATATTTCTGGCGTCTTCAAGTCTGTGTACTGCAGTTATGTCCGTCCGCTTCACCCCGCGGCCGGGTGTGTCGCATGCGCTGCGCACCGGACGGAACTCCGATGCATGGTGGACACGCGAATTCGCCCGGCATTCACTTCCTTACGGTTAGGCGCCGTAAGCCGCCAGGCACGAGGAACCACAATACCCGCCGCCGGTCTTGCAGGTCAAAGCGGCGGATTAGTGGCGATCGCAAGCGCGGCGCAGCCGGGCGCAGCGGGTCGCCACCGTCGGATTAGTGGCGATCGCAAGCGCGGCGCAGCCGGGCGCAGCGGGTCGCCACCGTCGGATTAGTGGCGATCTTGCACCGCCTAGCGTGCCCCGTCGTGGGCGGTGCGCAGTTCCAGGCCCGCCGCGAGGCGCAGCACCATGTCGGAGAACAACGCGTCGGTGTCGATGTCGTCCATGACGCCGGTCATCTCCAGCAACACGAAGCCGTGCAGCGCCGACCAGAATTCCAGCGCCGCATGAAAGGCCGCGTCGCCGTCGAGACCGTAGGAAGACAGCACGGCGATCACCGGGGCGGCCGCCCCGCGGGTCGCGGCCGTGTATTCGGGATCGTCACCGCCCAGCGGCATCCGGGTGAAGGCCGAGTACCGGCCCGGGTGGTGGTGGGCGTAGCTGCGGTACGCGCCCGCCATGACGAGCACCGCGTCGTCGCGGGCGCGGCCCTCGCCCACCCGGTTGAGCATCATGATGATGTCGTCGATCACCCGAATCCGCACCGCCCGGCGCAGGTCCTCCAGGCTGTCCACGTGGTTGTACAGCGACGGCCCCTTGGTGCCCAACTGCGTCGCCAGCGCGTTGATGGTCAGCGCGTCCCAGCCCTCGCGATCGAGGAACGTCAGCGCGCCGTCGATGATCCCTTCCCGGCTGAGCTTGGTCGGGCGCGAACCGGGCCGTCCCGCGCGTTGGCGCCCGGCCGCCGACGGCGATTCCGGTTGAGCTGCCATGGCGGTCGCCCTTCGATCGCGGGAACGGGTTGCGGTTAACTAATGACTCTAGTTGACGCCCGTTCAGACATTAATCTCCCCGGAGGGACATGAGCGCCCGGCAAAGGAAAATAAATCTGCCATCGGGCAGGCAAATGCACGTAGTGTCATGCTTGGCTCATTCGAGCAGACGACCCGTCCAAAAGGGGGGCCCGCAGTGAAGTGGACAACTGTCGCCGGGTCGCTGGCAACCTGCATCATCGCCGTCGGTGCCGCGGCCGCTACCCCACCGGGACTCGCACAGGCCAAGAACGGCGACACCCATGTCATCGGGGAGGACATGGAGCAGACGGTCGACTGCAACGACGCCACACTGCTGGTCAACGGCACCTTCCTGACCGTCACCGCCCTGGGCAACTGCTACGCCGTGACGGTGATGGGTTCGTCGAATGTCGTTATCGCCGACTCGGTTTCGCATGACATCACGGTGTACGGCTACGACCAGACGGTGTTGTACAAGGGCGGTCAGCCGTTCCTCTGGGACCGCGGCCGCGAATTGGGCATGACCAACCGGCTCCAGCAGGTGCCGGGCTGAGACACCACACCGAGGGGAATCAAACAACGATGCGTGCGCACACCTTCGCCCTGGCACCGGCCGCCGCGATCCTGGTGCTGGCCGGCTGTAGCTCGACGGCCAACCCGCCGAGCTCGTCGACGACCACCACCACGGCCAAGAGCAGCGCGACGACGAGTGCCGGGGCCGCACCGACGACGAGTTCGAGCGGCGCGAGCACCACCGCGTCCCTCGAGATCGGCAACACGGTGAACTACGGGTCGATGGGCACCACCACCAACCTCGACTGCGCCAGCGGCAAGTCGCTGAACGTGGCCGGTTCGGACAACACACTGACCGTCACGGGCAGCTGCGCGACGGTGAACATTGGCGGCACCAACAACAAGATCACGTTCGACAAGGTCGAGACGCGAATCACCGTGTTGGGGATGGACAACACCATCACCTACAAAGACGGCGATCCCAAGGTCGACAACCTCGGTTCGGGCAACACGATCAACAAGGGCAGCTGACCGCACCGGGGTGGCTCAATCGGCGGATGCGC
The sequence above is drawn from the Mycobacterium marseillense genome and encodes:
- the rpsG gene encoding 30S ribosomal protein S7, with protein sequence MPRKGPAPKRPLVNDPVYGSQLVTQLVNKVLLQGKKSLAERIVYGALEQARDKTGTDPVITLKRALDNVKPALEVRSRRVGGATYQVPVEVRPDRSTTLALRWLVSFSRQRREKTMVERLANEILDASNGLGAAVKRREDTHKMAEANRAFAHYRW
- the rpsL gene encoding 30S ribosomal protein S12; translated protein: MPTIQQLVRKGRRDKVAKVKTAALKGSPQRRGVCTRVYTTTPKKPNSALRKVARVKLTSQVEVTAYIPGEGHNLQEHSMVLVRGGRVKDLPGVRYKIIRGSLDTQGVKNRKQARSRYGAKKEKS
- a CDS encoding TetR/AcrR family transcriptional regulator; translation: MAAQPESPSAAGRQRAGRPGSRPTKLSREGIIDGALTFLDREGWDALTINALATQLGTKGPSLYNHVDSLEDLRRAVRIRVIDDIIMMLNRVGEGRARDDAVLVMAGAYRSYAHHHPGRYSAFTRMPLGGDDPEYTAATRGAAAPVIAVLSSYGLDGDAAFHAALEFWSALHGFVLLEMTGVMDDIDTDALFSDMVLRLAAGLELRTAHDGAR
- a CDS encoding DUF3060 domain-containing protein, yielding MKWTTVAGSLATCIIAVGAAAATPPGLAQAKNGDTHVIGEDMEQTVDCNDATLLVNGTFLTVTALGNCYAVTVMGSSNVVIADSVSHDITVYGYDQTVLYKGGQPFLWDRGRELGMTNRLQQVPG
- a CDS encoding DUF3060 domain-containing protein, coding for MRAHTFALAPAAAILVLAGCSSTANPPSSSTTTTTAKSSATTSAGAAPTTSSSGASTTASLEIGNTVNYGSMGTTTNLDCASGKSLNVAGSDNTLTVTGSCATVNIGGTNNKITFDKVETRITVLGMDNTITYKDGDPKVDNLGSGNTINKGS